One stretch of Desulforamulus hydrothermalis Lam5 = DSM 18033 DNA includes these proteins:
- a CDS encoding DMT family transporter, giving the protein MTKMKQLQADLALLAVTVVWGATFVVVQDALSGIGPYFFTGIRFAIAFALLGLIYFRRLANLDRATLRAGCLIGVILFAGYAFQTVGLKYTTASNAGFITGLAVVLVPVFTSLITKQLPAPAVLLGVTGATLGLALLSLGDNLSVNYGDVLTFFCAVSYAGHILLVGRYAPRHDPVLLAILQIGTVAVISLLFGLCLETLPAQFSKPVWQGLIITAIPATALAFLIQNSVQRYTSPTHAAIIFITEPVFAAATAWLVAGEVLTTRQWVGCLLILAGMLVAELKDYLFNVTKIKQARET; this is encoded by the coding sequence ATGACAAAAATGAAGCAACTGCAGGCTGATCTTGCCTTACTGGCGGTTACCGTTGTTTGGGGCGCCACCTTCGTGGTGGTGCAGGATGCCCTGTCCGGCATCGGACCTTACTTTTTTACCGGTATTCGTTTTGCCATCGCTTTTGCCTTGCTGGGGCTGATTTATTTCCGTCGGTTGGCCAACCTGGACAGAGCCACCTTGCGAGCCGGCTGCTTAATCGGTGTCATTTTGTTTGCCGGATACGCCTTTCAAACAGTGGGTTTAAAATACACCACCGCTTCTAACGCCGGCTTTATCACCGGATTAGCGGTGGTGCTGGTGCCCGTTTTTACTTCGCTGATTACCAAACAACTGCCTGCGCCGGCGGTTCTGCTGGGAGTAACCGGCGCCACCCTGGGTTTGGCCCTGCTCTCCCTGGGTGACAACCTGTCCGTAAATTACGGCGATGTATTGACTTTTTTTTGCGCTGTATCATATGCCGGACACATTCTCCTGGTGGGCCGCTATGCGCCCCGGCATGATCCGGTGTTGCTGGCAATCCTGCAAATCGGTACGGTCGCTGTCATCAGCCTGCTATTTGGCCTGTGCCTGGAAACTCTGCCTGCCCAATTCAGCAAGCCCGTTTGGCAGGGTCTGATCATTACCGCCATCCCTGCCACTGCCCTGGCTTTTTTAATTCAAAACTCCGTTCAAAGGTATACTTCGCCTACCCATGCCGCCATCATTTTTATCACCGAGCCGGTTTTTGCGGCTGCCACTGCCTGGCTGGTGGCGGGAGAAGTACTGACAACCCGTCAGTGGGTAGGCTGTTTATTGATTTTAGCCGGCATGCTGGTGGCAGAACTAAAAGATTATTTATTTAACGTAACCAAAATAAAACAGGCCAGGGAAACTTGA
- the gcvPA gene encoding aminomethyl-transferring glycine dehydrogenase subunit GcvPA, protein MKFIPHTAEELRQMLETLGIEGTDRLFEEIPPAIRLRRELQVAGGLSEPELARHMSDLALLNTGVDQFICFLGAGAYDHYVPSAVKHILARSEFYTAYTPYQPEISQGILQTIFEYQSMICLLTGMDVANASMYDGASALAEAALMACAVTRRSEVLVARAVHPAYRQVLRTYLNGPGIKVNEVPFQEGLTLADAAADMLNPKTAALLVQYPNFFGCVEELAKLAEAAHAAGALLVVCADPVALALLKSPGQCGADIVVGEGQPLGIPLSYGGPYLGFLACRDKYMRKMPGRLVGQTTDAEGRRAYVLTLQAREQHIRREKATSNICSNQALCALAATVYLSLVGRHGLRRVAELCLQKTAYARQLLSRLPGYRLPWASPVFKEFVIQTKIAPESINRELLKHKILGGLDLGRYYPELSGHMLFCVTEQRSRQEIHLLADRLGAIS, encoded by the coding sequence TTGAAATTTATACCTCATACGGCAGAAGAACTTCGGCAAATGCTGGAGACCCTGGGTATTGAAGGGACCGACCGGTTATTTGAAGAAATTCCTCCGGCCATACGCCTGCGGCGGGAGCTGCAAGTGGCAGGCGGCTTATCTGAACCGGAATTGGCCCGCCACATGTCCGACTTGGCCCTCCTTAACACCGGGGTGGATCAATTTATTTGTTTTTTAGGGGCGGGCGCCTATGACCATTATGTACCCAGCGCGGTCAAACATATTTTAGCCAGGTCTGAGTTTTATACTGCTTATACCCCATACCAGCCGGAAATCAGCCAGGGTATATTGCAAACAATTTTTGAATATCAAAGTATGATCTGCCTGCTGACCGGCATGGATGTGGCCAACGCGTCCATGTATGACGGCGCCAGCGCCCTGGCAGAAGCAGCCCTGATGGCCTGTGCCGTCACCCGGCGGTCAGAGGTGCTGGTGGCACGGGCGGTTCACCCGGCGTACCGGCAAGTACTGAGAACATATCTGAACGGTCCCGGCATAAAAGTTAACGAAGTGCCCTTTCAAGAAGGACTTACCTTGGCTGATGCGGCTGCCGACATGCTAAACCCAAAAACCGCTGCCCTGCTGGTACAGTATCCCAACTTTTTCGGTTGTGTTGAAGAACTGGCCAAACTGGCGGAGGCAGCCCATGCGGCGGGCGCTTTGCTGGTGGTGTGCGCCGATCCGGTGGCCCTGGCCTTGTTAAAGTCACCGGGGCAGTGCGGGGCAGATATTGTGGTGGGAGAAGGGCAACCGTTGGGCATACCCCTGTCTTACGGCGGCCCCTACCTGGGTTTTCTGGCCTGCCGGGACAAATATATGAGAAAAATGCCCGGACGCCTGGTGGGCCAAACCACGGATGCGGAGGGGCGCCGGGCTTATGTGTTGACTCTGCAGGCACGGGAACAGCATATCCGCCGGGAAAAGGCCACTTCAAATATTTGTTCTAACCAGGCTCTGTGTGCCCTGGCGGCTACCGTGTATTTAAGCCTGGTGGGCCGGCACGGACTGCGCCGGGTGGCTGAATTATGCTTGCAAAAAACTGCGTATGCAAGACAACTGCTGTCCCGGCTGCCCGGTTACCGGTTGCCCTGGGCATCGCCTGTATTTAAAGAATTTGTCATACAAACAAAGATTGCCCCTGAGTCAATTAACCGTGAGCTGTTAAAACATAAAATCCTGGGCGGGCTGGATTTAGGCCGCTATTATCCGGAACTGAGCGGGCACATGCTGTTCTGCGTCACAGAGCAAAGAAGCCGGCAGGAAATCCATTTGCTGGCAGATCGATTGGGGGCCATATCATGA
- a CDS encoding cation diffusion facilitator family transporter: MPVVKTQVQEKKLKMARLSILSNTCLTLGKLLVGLRMGSVGVISEAVHSGIDLIASLIAFMAVRQSGKPADQSHPYGHGKFENLAGIIEALLIIAAAIGIFVQAVPRLWQGGGHLESLGWGAAVMGISAGVNFLISRRLIKVGQETDSAALVADGWHLRTDVYTSLGVFIGLGAIHLTGYTILDPLIGIAVGLLIVKAGFDLIRESMGVMLDVSLPAEEESAIKSVLLRHADQFLEYHGLRTRKSGPYRYVDLHLVVPRFMPVGAAHRLCDRIEQEIAEALPQVHVLIHCEPCEEAEEPRETGCPKATCSSGENCPADSCHKKDSCPRGRCP, translated from the coding sequence ATGCCGGTGGTTAAGACACAGGTACAGGAAAAAAAATTAAAAATGGCGCGGCTGTCCATTCTCTCCAATACCTGTTTAACCCTTGGTAAACTGCTGGTGGGGTTGCGCATGGGATCGGTGGGAGTTATCTCCGAAGCGGTTCATTCGGGAATAGATTTAATTGCCTCTCTGATAGCCTTTATGGCTGTGCGGCAATCAGGCAAACCGGCCGATCAAAGCCATCCTTACGGTCATGGAAAATTTGAGAACCTGGCCGGGATTATCGAGGCCCTTCTCATTATTGCAGCCGCCATCGGCATTTTTGTTCAGGCGGTACCCCGGCTTTGGCAAGGGGGCGGCCACCTTGAGTCGCTGGGCTGGGGGGCGGCGGTCATGGGTATTTCGGCGGGCGTTAACTTTTTAATATCCCGCCGCTTGATAAAAGTGGGACAGGAAACTGATTCAGCGGCCCTGGTGGCGGACGGCTGGCACCTGCGGACGGACGTATACACATCTTTAGGAGTTTTTATCGGCCTGGGGGCGATCCACCTGACGGGTTATACCATCCTGGATCCCCTGATAGGTATTGCTGTTGGCTTGCTCATCGTAAAGGCGGGCTTTGATTTAATCCGGGAGTCCATGGGAGTGATGTTGGATGTGAGCCTGCCGGCTGAGGAAGAGTCAGCTATTAAAAGTGTACTGCTGCGGCATGCGGATCAATTTTTGGAGTACCATGGCCTGCGAACCCGTAAATCGGGTCCCTATCGTTATGTTGATCTGCACCTGGTGGTGCCCAGGTTTATGCCGGTGGGAGCCGCCCACAGGTTGTGCGACCGCATCGAACAGGAGATAGCAGAAGCGTTGCCGCAGGTGCATGTGCTAATTCACTGCGAACCCTGTGAGGAAGCCGAAGAACCACGGGAAACCGGCTGTCCCAAAGCAACCTGCAGCAGCGGGGAAAACTGCCCGGCTGACAGCTGCCATAAAAAAGACAGCTGCCCCCGGGGGCGCTGCCCATAA
- the gcvPB gene encoding aminomethyl-transferring glycine dehydrogenase subunit GcvPB, with amino-acid sequence MTEKLIFELSSPGRHGIEFPACDVPAADLADLLPQECLRESDPPLPEVSEPDAVRHFVRLSRLNFGVDVGFYPLGSCTMKYNPKVAEDAAALNGFTRLHPYQPAELCQGALRLMYETQQDLAEITGMDAFTLQPAAGAQGELTGMLIIKAYLAGKGETGRTKVIVPDAAHGTNPATAALCGFQVVEVKSDRRGGVDPEALKQVLGPDVAALMLTNPSTLGLFEDQILEIADLVHQAGGLLYYDGANLNAIMGYARPGDMGFDVVHLNLHKTFGTPHGGGGPGAGPVGVKAELIPFLPQPVIIKQGDKYLLDDDRPLSIGKVNAFYGNFGVVVKAYTYLRALGGRGLKQVSEFAVLNANYLMKRLADHLRIPYQRTCMHEFVASLPKECKDRGIKTLDIAKRLLDYGYHPPTVYFPLIVEEAIMIEPTETESKTTLDLFADSLIKVLAEARENPGLLKNAPYTTPVRRLDEVTAARKPVLSWFPA; translated from the coding sequence ATGACGGAAAAACTAATCTTTGAATTGAGTTCGCCCGGCCGACATGGCATTGAATTTCCTGCCTGTGATGTGCCGGCAGCAGATTTAGCTGATTTGTTGCCCCAAGAGTGCTTAAGGGAAAGTGATCCACCGCTGCCGGAAGTGAGCGAACCGGATGCGGTGCGGCACTTTGTAAGACTTTCCCGCTTGAATTTTGGGGTGGATGTTGGCTTTTACCCCCTGGGGTCGTGTACCATGAAATATAACCCCAAGGTGGCGGAGGATGCAGCAGCTCTCAACGGCTTTACCCGGCTGCATCCTTATCAACCGGCAGAGCTGTGCCAGGGCGCCCTTCGATTAATGTATGAAACCCAGCAGGATTTGGCAGAAATCACCGGCATGGACGCTTTTACTTTGCAGCCCGCTGCAGGCGCCCAGGGGGAACTGACCGGTATGCTCATAATTAAGGCCTACCTGGCCGGTAAGGGAGAAACCGGTCGAACTAAAGTAATTGTGCCGGATGCTGCCCATGGCACTAACCCGGCCACCGCGGCCCTGTGTGGTTTTCAGGTGGTGGAAGTGAAGTCAGACCGGCGGGGTGGTGTGGATCCGGAGGCTTTAAAGCAGGTTTTAGGGCCTGACGTAGCGGCCTTGATGCTTACCAATCCCAGCACCCTGGGTTTGTTTGAAGATCAAATTTTAGAAATTGCTGATTTGGTTCACCAGGCCGGGGGTCTTTTGTATTACGACGGAGCCAACCTGAATGCCATTATGGGGTATGCCCGTCCCGGTGATATGGGTTTCGATGTGGTTCACCTGAATTTGCACAAGACTTTCGGCACGCCCCATGGCGGCGGCGGACCGGGGGCCGGACCGGTGGGAGTAAAGGCAGAGCTGATACCCTTTTTGCCCCAACCGGTGATTATTAAACAGGGCGACAAGTATTTACTTGATGATGACCGTCCGCTGTCTATCGGCAAGGTGAACGCCTTTTACGGTAATTTTGGCGTGGTGGTAAAGGCATATACATACCTGCGGGCGCTGGGCGGCCGGGGTTTAAAACAGGTGTCAGAATTTGCCGTACTCAATGCCAATTACTTAATGAAACGATTGGCCGATCATTTGCGAATCCCTTATCAACGGACCTGTATGCATGAATTTGTGGCCTCGCTGCCCAAAGAGTGCAAAGACCGGGGGATTAAAACCTTGGATATTGCTAAAAGGTTATTGGATTACGGATATCACCCGCCTACCGTTTACTTTCCGTTGATTGTTGAAGAAGCCATCATGATTGAACCAACCGAAACAGAAAGCAAAACTACCCTGGATTTGTTTGCGGACAGCCTAATTAAGGTTTTGGCAGAAGCCCGGGAAAACCCCGGTTTGTTAAAAAACGCGCCTTATACCACGCCGGTGCGCAGACTGGATGAAGTGACTGCCGCCCGCAAGCCGGTATTAAGCTGGTTCCCGGCATAA